From Alteromonas sp. RKMC-009, one genomic window encodes:
- the yfaE gene encoding class I ribonucleotide reductase maintenance protein YfaE: MGKPESTLRIDIVDAECVDAVPDKTLLESLESAGVACHYHCRDGFCGACRTKLIEGSVEYTTDPLAFIDDDEILPCCCKPVTNIKIDVPL; encoded by the coding sequence ATGGGAAAACCTGAATCCACACTTCGTATCGATATTGTCGATGCGGAGTGTGTTGATGCCGTACCGGATAAAACACTGCTGGAATCTTTGGAATCCGCAGGTGTGGCTTGTCATTATCATTGCCGCGACGGTTTCTGCGGAGCCTGCCGGACTAAATTAATAGAAGGGTCAGTGGAATATACCACAGACCCCCTCGCCTTTATTGACGACGATGAAATACTGCCCTGTTGCTGTAAGCCGGTAACAAACATCAAAATAGATGTTCCGCTTTAA
- a CDS encoding YtxH domain-containing protein codes for MKMTKQLSSLLCIGLFTCVLGACSEEKQEQAEDSMTKAKSAASSAFDDAKNAASDLADKTEEFAEDAADKAEDWTDDAKDKAEEWADDAGNAIEDGCEKMKDKMDLEDKDC; via the coding sequence GCATTGGTCTGTTTACCTGCGTGCTTGGCGCATGTAGCGAAGAAAAACAGGAACAGGCTGAAGACTCAATGACTAAAGCCAAAAGTGCCGCCAGCAGTGCATTTGATGATGCAAAAAATGCAGCATCTGATCTGGCAGATAAGACAGAGGAATTTGCTGAAGATGCAGCTGATAAGGCGGAAGACTGGACTGACGATGCTAAAGATAAAGCAGAAGAGTGGGCCGACGATGCCGGTAATGCTATTGAAGACGGCTGTGAGAAAATGAAAGATAAAATGGATCTGGAAGATAAGGATTGCTAA